DNA sequence from the Paenibacillus physcomitrellae genome:
TGGAGGATGGTTTCGGCCAAGGCATCCAGGTAACAGTCATCCATTCCAAAGAGGGTCTGCCGGAATTGGAACAGCATTTCTACGCTTATGAAAATGTTCCTTTTGTGCTGCTGAGAACGGCTGTTACGGGGGGAGAGCATTTTAAAGCCAATCGGTTATCCGTTTTCAAAATGAATACGCTGTCATTTGTGGATGAGCAGCATCCTGATGACCAGCTTCAAGTGCTCCGGATACCGTTCGACAATGACAAGTGGATACGGTTTCACGCCGAGCAACTGCCGATTTCAACCGAAAGCTATGAAGCGACGACCTTGTTCCTTCCGGAGAGCCGCAACGGTATTGTGATGGGCTCCTTAAGCCATGACCTTTGGAAAACAGGGATTCGGATCAAAGCGGACACCGCCTCCCAGATCGACGAATTGGATCTCTACGCCGGGGCAGTGAGCGAGATGACCCGCGACTTTCAGCCGCATGGCTATGTTAAAGGACCTCGGGTTGAGTCGCCGCTTGTCTTCCTCGGGTTCTACGAGGATTACCGGAGCGGGCTGGAGACGTATGGCTGGGCCAATACGGTTATCGCTCCTGCGCTTCCGTGGGAGGGAGGCGTCCCATTCGGCTGGAACAGCTGGTCGGCCGCAGCTACGAAGCTGGACTATGACCTTTACACATCGACAACGGATTTCCTTAAGCAGGAAGTTCAGCCACTGGGCTTTGAAAATGAGGGGACGCTTTATATCAACTTTGATGCCTTCTGGAACAACCTGTCCCCGGAAGAATTTAAATCAGCTGTTGAACGTGTCCGCCAAAACGGACATAAGCCGGGCACCTATTGGACGCCGTTTGCTTTCTGGGGAAAACCCGAGCAGTTCGGACAACCCGTTGAAGGAACAGATGGAAAATACGTATACAGCGACATTCTGCTCCGCGATGCGGATGGCGAGATCGTCGCCGATATAGCCGGAGGCCTGCCGATTGACCCGACACATCCCGGCGCGCTTGCCAGAATAGACTGGTTCACCTCCAAGGCGATTGCAGACGGCTTCGAATATATCAAACTTGATTTTATGGCCCATGGAGCCCTGGAGGGAAGGCATTACAACCCGGATATTACGACTGGCATAGCTGCTTATCGTTATGGCTTGTCCTATTTGGCGGATAAGCTTTCGCCCAAGAAGGCCGGCAAGCCATTCTTTATCCATTTGTCGATCGCGCCGTTATTCCCGTATGCGTTCGCGCATGGACGCCGTATTTCCTGTGATGTGTTCGGCGAAATCGGAGATACGGAATATTTGCTGAATTCGCTGACGCACGGCTTCTGGATGAACAACACGTTATACCGCTTTAACGATCCGGACCATACGGTGATGTATAAGAGCTTCAACCAGGAGCCGACGACCCGCCACGAAGGGCGGAGCCGGCTTACGGCTTCAATCATTTCCGGTACGGTGCTGCTGCTTGGCGACGATTTCCGCAGGGAAGAAGCCGCTTGGCGGGCCAAGAACTGGCTGGCCAACCGCGAGGTGCTGAATCTGGCCCGGCTGGGTCAAACCTTTATTCCGGTGGAAGGGAATTTCGGCCAGCAGGCGTGCGATATTTTTGTGCTGAAGGTGGAGGAGACAGATTCGGCAGGAGGGGAAGCGATGTACGCGGCGGTCTTCAATTTCGACAAGCAGAATGCGGCCAGCAAAACCTTTTCGCTGAAACGGATGGGCCTCGAAGCCGGCCAAAGCTATCAAATGACCGAACTGTGGGATGGCGAGGCGGCGATCATTAAGGATGAGCTGACCTGTA
Encoded proteins:
- a CDS encoding alpha-galactosidase, whose amino-acid sequence is MSVNSTVPIKAAKEGETRFVVENGKLKLKIDLEKGEYSCSGEGFAELAGLKSAFRWNGREYDSGHYEIHKLKEPVQVEDGFGQGIQVTVIHSKEGLPELEQHFYAYENVPFVLLRTAVTGGEHFKANRLSVFKMNTLSFVDEQHPDDQLQVLRIPFDNDKWIRFHAEQLPISTESYEATTLFLPESRNGIVMGSLSHDLWKTGIRIKADTASQIDELDLYAGAVSEMTRDFQPHGYVKGPRVESPLVFLGFYEDYRSGLETYGWANTVIAPALPWEGGVPFGWNSWSAAATKLDYDLYTSTTDFLKQEVQPLGFENEGTLYINFDAFWNNLSPEEFKSAVERVRQNGHKPGTYWTPFAFWGKPEQFGQPVEGTDGKYVYSDILLRDADGEIVADIAGGLPIDPTHPGALARIDWFTSKAIADGFEYIKLDFMAHGALEGRHYNPDITTGIAAYRYGLSYLADKLSPKKAGKPFFIHLSIAPLFPYAFAHGRRISCDVFGEIGDTEYLLNSLTHGFWMNNTLYRFNDPDHTVMYKSFNQEPTTRHEGRSRLTASIISGTVLLLGDDFRREEAAWRAKNWLANREVLNLARLGQTFIPVEGNFGQQACDIFVLKVEETDSAGGEAMYAAVFNFDKQNAASKTFSLKRMGLEAGQSYQMTELWDGEAAIIKDELTCSLEPAESKIYKLTLAVQS